Proteins found in one Quercus robur chromosome 2, dhQueRobu3.1, whole genome shotgun sequence genomic segment:
- the LOC126715774 gene encoding uncharacterized protein LOC126715774 isoform X2, whose protein sequence is MTGKRRELSDSTPLLGYPQPLRHYTPFSSSLLEMAATTTTVDSASLRSVFLGVDVGTGSARAGLFDENGKLLGSSSSPIQIWKDGDCVEQSSTDIWHAICAAVKSACSLANVAGKEVKGLGFAATCSLVAVDADGSPVTVSWSGDSRRNVIVWMDHRAVEQAERINSCNSPVLQYCGGSLSPEMEPPKLLWVKENLQESWSMVFRWMDLSDWLSYRATGDDTRSLCTTVCKWTYLGHAHMQKVNEKDSRDMEACGWDDDFWEEIGLGDLVDGHHAKIGRSVAFPGHPLGSGLTPAAAKELGLVSGIPVGTSLIDAHAGGVGVMESVPQLDSETKECDNEAICHRMVLVCGTSTCHMAISRSKLFIPGVWGPFWSAMVPEYWLTEGGQSATGALLDHVVENHVASPHLANRAASRNISVYELLNNILETMMLDLKCPFLAALTEDTHVLPDYHGNRSPIADPKSKGMVCGFTLDTSEKQLALLYLATVQGIAYGTRHIVEHCNAHGHNIDTILACGGLAKNPLFIQEHADIIGCPIILL, encoded by the exons atgaCAGGTAAAAGAAGAGAGTTATCTGATTCAACTCCACTCCTCGGCTATCCCCAACCACTACGACATTACACTCCTTTCTCCTCCTCCCTCCTCGAAAtggccgccaccaccaccaccgtcGACTCCGCCTCTCTCCGCTCCGTCTTCCTTGGCGTCGACGTCGGCACTGGCAGCGCCCGCGCAg GTCTGTTTGATGAGAACGGGAAGCTTCTAGGTTCTTCTAGTAGCCCAATTCAGATTTGGAAAGACGGTGACTGTGTCGAG CAATCTTCTACAGATATATGGCATGCAATTTGTGCGGCAGTGAAATCTGCATGCTCCCTTGCAAATGTTGCAGGAAAAGAAGTGAAGGGTCTGGGATTTGCAGCCACTTGTTCTCTTG TTGCGGTGGATGCTGATGGTTCCCCCGTCACGGTTTCTTGGAGTGGTGATTCAAGGAGAAATGTCATAGTATGGATGGACCATAGAGCTGTAGAACAAGCTGAAAGGATCAATTCCTGTAATTCACCAGTATTACAATATTGTGGTGGATCCCTTTCCCCTGAGATGGAGCCACCAAAG CTTCTATGGGTGAAAGAAAATTTACAAGAATCTTGGTCAATGGTGTTTAGGTGGATGGACTTGAGTGATTGGCTGTCATACAG GGCAACAGGAGATGACACTCGTAGTCTGTGCACCACGGTGTGCAAATGGACATATCTTGGTCATGCACACATGCAGAAAGTCAATGAAAAAGATTCCCGAGATATGGAAGCTTGTGGATGGGATGATGACTTCTGGGAGGAGATTGGATTAGGTGATCTTGTAGATGGGCATCATGCTAAGATAG GACGAAGTGTAGCTTTTCCTGGCCATCCTTTGGGTTCTGGTCTTACTCCAGCTGCTGCGAAG GAACTCGGTCTTGTATCAGGAATACCTGTTGGTACTTCACTGATTGATGCTCATGCTGGTGGCGTGGGGGTAATGGAAAGTGTGCCACAGTTAGATTCTGAAACTAAAG AGTGTGATAATGAAGCTATCTGCCACCGCATGGTGTTAGTCTGTGGAACTTCTACTTGCCATATGGCCATATCAAGGAGCAAGTTGTTCATTCCAGGGGTCTGGGGACCATTCTGGTCAG CTATGGTACCTGAATATTGGCTCACAGAAGGTGGCCAGAGTGCCACTGGTGCATTATTGGATCATGTAGTTGAAAACCATGTAGCATCTCCCCACCTTGCGAATCGTGCTGCTTCTAGAA ATATATCTGTGTATGAACTTCTGAACAATATATTAGAAACAATGATGCTTGATCTGAAGTGTCCATTTCTTGCTGCCTTGACTGAGGATACACATGTCCTACCCGACTATCATGGGAACAG GTCTCCTATTGCAGACCCCAAATCAAAAGGAATGGTCTGTGGCTTTACCCTCGACACAAGTGAGAAACAGTTGGCTCTTCTGTACCTGGCTACTGTACAGGGTATTGCATATGGCACACGTCACATTGTAGAGCATTGCAATGCCCATGGTCACAAT